The following nucleotide sequence is from Salinigranum halophilum.
CCCGCTCGCGGAAGGGAGGGTCGAAGGCGGCGAACTCGTCGTCGTCTACGACGCCGCCGACGCGTCGCCCACACTGGAGGTGCAGACGAGATGATGGCGGGGACCGACCGCGGCGTCAGCGACACGCTCGGCTTCGTGTTCATCTTCGCGCTGGTGATGTCGACGGTCGGGCTCACGTTCACCTTCGGCTACAGCGGCCTCCAGGACACCCGTGACTTCGAGCGGCTCAACAACGCCGAGCGGGCGTTCGACGTGATGGGCGACAACTTCGACGACATGGTCCGGCGCGGCGCGCCGAGCCGCGCGACGGAGGTGAAAGTCGCCGACGCGCAGTTGGCCCTGGCCGACACGACGACGGTGAACGTCACCGTGACGAACGCGACGGGTGCGACACAGAGTGTCCGGTACGACATCCAGCCGGTAGTCTACGAGGCCGGCGACGGCCGTATCGTCTACTCGAACGGCGCG
It contains:
- a CDS encoding DUF7289 family protein; the encoded protein is MMAGTDRGVSDTLGFVFIFALVMSTVGLTFTFGYSGLQDTRDFERLNNAERAFDVMGDNFDDMVRRGAPSRATEVKVADAQLALADTTTVNVTVTNATGATQSVRYDIQPVVYEAGDGRIVYSNGAVFREDPGGAVVVRHSEFVLREERVLLPVVHTRGAGETASVGGTTTVLVRATSPEGQRQSFGFDVARTEPQSAVMVNVTSPRPAAWERELGRYDDANCDVYGDTVSCTVSNPDRVYLREILIDISFE